The following proteins come from a genomic window of Ilumatobacter coccineus YM16-304:
- the moeB gene encoding molybdopterin-synthase adenylyltransferase MoeB yields MATFRDLLSAAKSSITEIDTDTASAKIDEGALVLDVREPDEYEEGAIPGAVHIPRGHLEAQIEGKIIDKTAPVVVYCAGGVRSAFAVQTMEELGYTNAMSMDGGYGRWKDEGRDWKKPASLTPEQNNRYKRHLLLPEVGVAGQIKLLEAKVLLLGAGGLGSPAALYLAAAGVGTLGIVDMDDVDSSNLQRQILHNVDRIGDRKVDSAKKTLVGLNPDVDVVTYDTRLDASNIMEIIEGYDVIVDGADNFPSRYLLNDASVKLGIPVVHGSIFRFEGMVSVFHPTEGPTYRDMVPEPPPAELAPSCAEAGVLGVLPGIIGSIQALETIKVILGLGDPLIGRILTVDTNDMEFRVFNLKANPDNQVTYDNRDRIQIRELEGLCAPGLD; encoded by the coding sequence ATGGCTACGTTCCGCGACCTGCTCTCCGCCGCAAAGTCCTCGATCACCGAGATCGACACCGACACCGCGTCGGCCAAGATCGACGAGGGGGCGCTCGTCCTCGACGTCCGTGAGCCCGACGAGTACGAGGAAGGTGCGATCCCCGGCGCCGTTCACATCCCCCGCGGTCACCTCGAAGCACAGATCGAAGGCAAGATCATCGACAAGACGGCCCCCGTCGTCGTGTACTGCGCCGGCGGCGTTCGTTCGGCGTTCGCCGTGCAGACGATGGAAGAGCTCGGTTACACCAACGCCATGTCGATGGACGGTGGCTACGGGCGCTGGAAGGACGAAGGTCGTGACTGGAAGAAGCCGGCGTCGCTCACGCCGGAGCAGAACAACCGCTACAAGCGTCACCTGCTGCTCCCCGAAGTCGGTGTCGCCGGACAGATCAAGCTGCTCGAAGCGAAGGTGCTCCTGCTCGGTGCGGGTGGTCTCGGCTCGCCCGCCGCGCTCTACCTCGCAGCCGCAGGCGTCGGCACGCTCGGCATCGTCGACATGGACGACGTCGACTCGTCGAACCTGCAGCGCCAGATCCTCCACAACGTCGACCGCATCGGCGACCGCAAGGTCGACTCGGCGAAGAAGACGCTGGTGGGGCTGAACCCCGACGTCGACGTCGTCACCTACGACACGCGCCTCGACGCGTCGAACATCATGGAGATCATCGAGGGCTACGACGTGATCGTCGACGGTGCCGACAACTTCCCGAGCCGCTACCTGCTCAACGACGCCAGCGTCAAGCTGGGCATCCCGGTCGTGCACGGCTCGATCTTCCGGTTCGAAGGCATGGTCAGCGTGTTCCACCCGACCGAGGGCCCGACCTATCGCGACATGGTCCCGGAGCCGCCTCCCGCCGAACTCGCCCCGTCGTGCGCCGAGGCCGGTGTGCTCGGCGTGCTGCCCGGCATCATCGGATCGATCCAGGCGCTCGAGACGATCAAGGTCATCCTCGGCCTCGGCGACCCGCTGATCGGTCGCATCCTCACCGTCGACACCAACGACATGGAGTTCCGGGTGTTCAACCTCAAGGCGAACCCCGACAACCAGGTCACCTACGACAACCGCGATCGGATCCAGATCCGCGAGCTCGAGGGGCTCTGCGCCCCCGGTCTCGACTGA
- a CDS encoding DMT family transporter, translating into MSQATTPHRKMFEQSTAANDGSFTPQDWGLFFAVAAIWGSSFLFIDIGLDAFPPGLITLLRVASGAAALLLLPKPSVTIAADDRPRLLLLSVIWVAVPFTLFPIAEQYINSSVTGLLNGATPIFAATVAALLLRQRARGPLLAGIVVGFVGITLISLPSIGDGASESRGVFLVLAATVCYGFAINLAAPLQQRYGSLPLMARMLTLATVWTLPYGLWEIGDASWEIGPLVAVLVLGVFGTGIAFAIMGSLVGRVGSTRASFITYLIPVVSLALGVAFRNDTVAPLAIAGIGLVIGGALLASRAKR; encoded by the coding sequence GTGAGTCAGGCAACCACGCCACACCGCAAGATGTTCGAGCAGTCGACGGCCGCCAACGACGGGTCGTTCACGCCGCAGGACTGGGGCCTGTTCTTCGCCGTCGCGGCGATCTGGGGCTCGTCGTTTCTGTTCATCGACATCGGGCTCGACGCATTTCCGCCGGGTCTGATCACACTGCTGCGCGTGGCGTCGGGGGCCGCTGCGCTGCTCCTGTTGCCGAAGCCCTCGGTCACCATCGCCGCCGACGATCGGCCGCGCCTGTTGCTGCTCTCGGTGATCTGGGTCGCGGTGCCGTTCACGTTGTTCCCCATCGCGGAGCAGTACATCAACTCGTCGGTCACCGGACTGCTCAACGGAGCGACCCCGATCTTCGCCGCGACGGTCGCCGCACTGCTGCTCCGCCAACGGGCGCGCGGGCCGTTGCTCGCGGGCATCGTCGTCGGGTTCGTCGGCATCACGTTGATCAGCCTTCCGTCGATCGGTGACGGAGCGAGCGAGAGCCGCGGCGTGTTCCTCGTGCTCGCCGCGACCGTCTGCTACGGCTTTGCGATCAACCTGGCGGCGCCGCTCCAGCAGCGATACGGCTCGCTCCCGCTGATGGCCCGCATGCTCACGCTCGCCACCGTCTGGACACTGCCCTACGGCCTGTGGGAGATCGGCGACGCCTCGTGGGAGATCGGCCCGCTCGTGGCGGTGCTGGTGCTCGGCGTGTTCGGCACGGGCATCGCATTCGCCATCATGGGATCGCTCGTCGGGCGCGTCGGGTCGACGCGAGCCTCGTTCATCACCTATCTCATCCCGGTGGTGTCTCTCGCGCTCGGCGTTGCGTTCCGGAACGACACGGTCGCCCCGCTGGCCATCGCCGGCATCGGCCTCGTGATCGGCGGCGCACTGCTCGCCAGCCGCGCCAAACGCTGA
- a CDS encoding SIR2 family NAD-dependent protein deacylase: MEAIDGEQISRVREVLRDAGRVVVLTGAGISTDSGIPDFRGPNGVWTKNPAAEKASNITHYLNEPEVRQAAWQNRLTTPAWTAEPNRGHAAIVELERQGRLHAIVTQNIDGLHQKAGNDPAKVIEVHGTVWFTRCWECEDRRPMEQALARVRAGDVDPACLECGGILKSDTISFGQSLIPEVIDRAMRVSDECDVMLAVGSTLSVYPAANCVPRANAGGADVIIVNGDETNMDRYATHLLQGSIGDIVPAIVAPAT, encoded by the coding sequence ATGGAAGCGATCGACGGCGAACAGATCTCTCGCGTCCGTGAGGTACTCCGCGATGCCGGGCGCGTCGTGGTGCTGACGGGAGCCGGTATCAGTACCGACTCGGGGATTCCCGACTTCCGTGGCCCGAACGGGGTGTGGACCAAGAACCCGGCCGCCGAGAAGGCGTCGAACATCACCCACTATCTGAACGAGCCGGAGGTGCGCCAGGCGGCGTGGCAGAACCGGCTGACCACGCCGGCGTGGACGGCGGAGCCGAACCGTGGGCACGCGGCCATCGTCGAACTCGAACGTCAGGGGCGGCTCCACGCCATCGTCACGCAGAACATCGACGGGCTGCATCAGAAGGCGGGCAACGACCCGGCGAAGGTGATCGAGGTCCACGGCACCGTGTGGTTCACCCGCTGTTGGGAGTGCGAGGATCGTCGGCCGATGGAGCAGGCCCTCGCTCGTGTCCGTGCGGGAGACGTCGACCCGGCGTGTCTCGAATGCGGTGGGATCCTGAAGTCCGACACGATCAGCTTCGGGCAGTCCCTGATCCCGGAGGTGATCGACCGTGCGATGCGGGTGAGCGACGAGTGCGACGTGATGCTCGCCGTCGGCTCGACGCTCTCGGTGTATCCCGCTGCCAACTGTGTTCCACGGGCCAACGCCGGAGGAGCCGACGTGATCATCGTCAACGGCGACGAGACCAACATGGATCGCTACGCCACCCACCTGCTGCAGGGCAGCATCGGCGACATCGTCCCGGCGATCGTCGCTCCCGCCACCTGA
- a CDS encoding L,D-transpeptidase family protein — MRRRRFTISLLASMLPVAAVGERVEAGWLDGLGASEEAAERGVAYPTEATCNLKTVRALATRHPDVRQFVVLVTDSFTDTTGDGYVAAQRSSGDWVCQTSAADARFGRNGTRLLLDRRSGDGTTPAGVFPMGAITAWDGERLNVFGNSPDPGVKNGVLYRDVQPEDCWGATPNDPDYNHLVNDPGCAGPDDEWLPRFGGVYSHAAVIGANLDPVTEATSGDAPGETPYAAAIFLHRHSYGSGRTSGPTRATSGCVSLAAAELVEVITALDPDLNPHFAIGPIDHLVQSA; from the coding sequence GTGCGTCGCCGTCGCTTCACCATCTCACTGCTCGCGTCGATGCTCCCCGTCGCAGCCGTCGGAGAACGGGTCGAAGCCGGATGGCTCGACGGGCTCGGTGCGTCGGAGGAAGCAGCCGAGCGAGGCGTGGCGTATCCGACCGAAGCGACGTGCAACCTCAAGACGGTGCGAGCGCTGGCCACTCGCCACCCCGACGTGCGCCAGTTCGTGGTGCTGGTGACCGACTCGTTCACCGACACGACCGGCGACGGGTACGTGGCCGCCCAGCGCAGCTCGGGCGACTGGGTGTGTCAGACCTCCGCCGCCGACGCCCGGTTCGGCCGCAACGGCACGCGACTGCTGCTCGACCGGCGCAGCGGCGACGGCACCACACCAGCCGGCGTGTTCCCGATGGGCGCGATCACCGCGTGGGACGGCGAGCGTCTCAACGTGTTCGGCAACTCCCCCGATCCCGGCGTGAAGAACGGCGTCCTGTACCGAGACGTGCAGCCCGAAGACTGCTGGGGCGCGACGCCCAACGATCCCGACTACAACCACCTGGTCAACGATCCGGGTTGCGCCGGACCCGACGACGAGTGGCTCCCCCGATTCGGCGGCGTCTACTCGCATGCGGCCGTGATCGGCGCCAACCTCGACCCGGTCACCGAAGCGACCTCGGGCGATGCCCCGGGAGAGACCCCGTATGCCGCGGCGATCTTCCTGCACCGACACAGCTACGGGAGCGGACGCACGAGTGGACCCACGCGTGCAACGAGCGGCTGCGTCTCGCTCGCTGCGGCCGAACTGGTCGAGGTGATCACCGCACTCGACCCCGATCTGAACCCGCACTTCGCGATCGGGCCGATCGACCACCTCGTCCAGAGCGCCTGA
- a CDS encoding peptide chain release factor 3 — MSQVIEEAARRRTFAIISHPDAGKTTLTEKFLLYAGAIQSGGAVKAREDRRSATSDWMEMEQKRGISISSTALNFPYREQELNLLDTPGHRDFSEDTYRVLSAVDAVVMVLDAAKGIEPQTLKLFEVCRSRELPVITFLNKLDRPGLEPLELLDQIEEQIGLRPTPATWPVGSYGDLRGVLDRRTDVFTRFTRTARGSKIAPEEDMAAEQAAAEEGDAWLKCAEESELLDAMGADVDMESFLAGQSTPIFAGSALTNFGVRHLLDAIVDLAPAPLPRDDIDGEPRPLETACSAFVFKVQANMDRNHRDRIAFARICSGKFDRGMVMTCERTGKPFATKYASTVFGAERTTIDEAFPGDVVGLVNATGLNIGDTLYDETGPRVEFPKLPQFAPEVFASARPQDSGKVKQFRKGLDQLGEEGVVQVLRDPDWGEASPVLAAVGQLQFDVFANRLDVEFNAPIELLSSPYQAIRLTDSESATALREKPGVRILQRTDGALVALFENKYALQRIEQNEPELMLDPIIAG, encoded by the coding sequence GTGTCCCAGGTGATCGAAGAAGCAGCACGTCGTCGGACGTTCGCCATCATCTCGCACCCCGACGCGGGCAAGACCACGCTCACCGAGAAGTTCCTCCTGTACGCCGGAGCGATCCAATCGGGTGGCGCGGTGAAGGCCCGCGAAGACCGCCGGTCGGCCACGTCCGACTGGATGGAGATGGAGCAGAAGCGCGGCATCTCGATCTCGTCGACGGCGCTCAACTTCCCGTACCGCGAGCAAGAACTCAACCTGCTCGACACCCCTGGTCACCGCGACTTCTCCGAAGACACCTACCGCGTCCTGTCGGCCGTCGACGCCGTCGTCATGGTCCTCGACGCGGCGAAGGGCATCGAGCCGCAGACGCTGAAGTTGTTCGAGGTCTGCCGCTCACGCGAACTGCCGGTCATCACGTTCCTCAACAAACTCGACCGACCGGGCCTCGAACCGCTCGAACTGCTCGACCAGATCGAAGAACAGATCGGCCTGCGTCCGACACCGGCGACGTGGCCGGTGGGCTCGTACGGCGACCTGCGCGGCGTGCTCGATCGCCGCACCGACGTGTTCACGAGGTTCACCCGCACGGCGCGGGGCTCGAAGATCGCTCCCGAAGAAGACATGGCCGCCGAGCAAGCCGCCGCCGAAGAGGGCGACGCATGGCTCAAGTGCGCCGAGGAGTCGGAGTTGCTCGACGCGATGGGCGCCGACGTCGACATGGAGTCGTTCCTCGCCGGCCAGTCCACGCCGATCTTCGCCGGGTCTGCGCTCACCAACTTCGGCGTGCGCCATCTGCTCGATGCCATCGTCGACCTCGCTCCGGCGCCGCTCCCCCGTGACGACATCGACGGTGAACCCCGCCCGCTCGAAACCGCCTGTTCGGCGTTCGTGTTCAAGGTGCAGGCCAACATGGACCGCAATCACCGTGACCGCATCGCGTTCGCCCGCATCTGCTCGGGCAAGTTCGATCGCGGCATGGTGATGACCTGCGAGCGAACCGGCAAGCCGTTCGCCACGAAGTACGCGTCGACCGTGTTCGGTGCCGAGCGCACGACCATCGACGAGGCGTTTCCCGGCGATGTCGTCGGACTGGTCAACGCCACCGGCCTCAACATCGGCGACACGCTGTACGACGAGACCGGCCCTCGAGTCGAGTTCCCGAAGCTGCCGCAGTTCGCGCCCGAAGTGTTCGCGTCGGCTCGCCCGCAGGATTCGGGCAAGGTCAAGCAGTTCCGCAAGGGCCTCGATCAGCTCGGCGAAGAGGGCGTGGTGCAGGTGCTGCGCGATCCCGACTGGGGTGAGGCATCACCGGTGCTCGCTGCCGTCGGCCAGCTCCAGTTCGACGTGTTCGCCAACCGGCTCGACGTCGAGTTCAACGCGCCGATCGAACTGCTCAGCTCGCCGTACCAGGCGATCCGTCTCACCGACTCCGAGTCGGCCACTGCGCTTCGCGAGAAGCCAGGCGTTCGCATCCTGCAGCGCACCGACGGCGCACTGGTCGCGCTGTTCGAGAACAAGTACGCGCTGCAGCGCATCGAACAGAACGAACCCGAGCTCATGCTCGACCCCATCATCGCCGGCTGA
- a CDS encoding DUF3048 domain-containing protein, with amino-acid sequence MELGNDASTANPSGDDGQSEPNFTRRRLAVGGALLGTVALLVGGLVWLTGGDGDGDDAVVLATTVPQTTTTSTTVAPTTTTTTVPPTTTTTTTTSTTTTSSTTTTMAPVTTLLENGVPVWPPYETLPPLDGIAALTGTPADDALAASPIIAVKVDNVGSARPQWGLDLADVIIEENVEQATRFVALFHTRLPDRAGPVRSARTGDLDLFASMNRPILAWSGGNRGVTNWIESAARSQVLVNFTAQKSPCYNRNSSRSAPHNLQLNPSCALDNVADAGPARSLWPIVDDWSAPEYFITSPDASFDVQMDGNRAGWVWDADAGLYRRSQNGRAHVSASGAQISMNNVVEMYVFHAPSPVDARSPNPVTIGRGRAVIHRNGVAIEAIWARRTAQDPFTFADEATGEWIPLDVGTTFVELVRDR; translated from the coding sequence GTGGAACTCGGAAACGACGCCAGCACCGCGAATCCGTCGGGGGACGATGGCCAGAGCGAGCCGAACTTCACGCGTCGTCGGCTCGCCGTCGGCGGCGCACTGCTCGGAACAGTGGCGCTCCTCGTCGGGGGCCTCGTCTGGCTGACGGGCGGAGATGGCGACGGAGATGACGCAGTCGTGTTGGCCACCACCGTTCCGCAGACGACCACGACCAGCACCACGGTCGCCCCCACCACGACGACCACGACGGTTCCGCCGACGACAACCACCACGACGACGACGTCCACGACGACCACGTCGTCCACCACGACGACCATGGCCCCGGTCACGACGCTGCTCGAGAACGGCGTACCGGTCTGGCCGCCGTACGAGACGCTGCCACCACTCGACGGCATCGCCGCGCTGACCGGCACGCCCGCCGACGACGCACTCGCGGCGTCGCCCATCATCGCCGTCAAGGTCGACAACGTCGGGAGCGCTCGCCCTCAGTGGGGGCTCGACCTCGCCGACGTGATCATCGAGGAGAACGTCGAGCAGGCGACGCGCTTCGTGGCGCTGTTCCACACCCGTTTGCCCGATCGTGCCGGTCCGGTCCGGTCGGCCCGAACCGGTGACCTCGATCTCTTCGCCAGCATGAACCGTCCGATCCTCGCCTGGTCGGGCGGCAACCGCGGCGTGACCAACTGGATCGAGTCGGCCGCTCGTTCACAAGTGCTCGTCAACTTCACCGCACAGAAGAGCCCGTGTTACAACCGCAACTCGAGCCGCAGCGCTCCGCACAACCTGCAGCTGAACCCGTCGTGCGCGCTCGACAACGTCGCCGACGCCGGTCCGGCCCGGTCACTGTGGCCGATCGTCGACGACTGGTCCGCGCCGGAGTACTTCATCACGTCACCCGATGCGTCGTTCGACGTGCAGATGGACGGCAACCGCGCCGGCTGGGTGTGGGACGCCGACGCCGGGCTCTACCGTCGCTCGCAGAACGGCCGAGCTCACGTCTCTGCGTCCGGAGCGCAGATCTCGATGAACAACGTCGTCGAGATGTACGTGTTCCACGCGCCGTCACCGGTCGATGCCCGTTCGCCGAACCCGGTCACGATCGGCCGCGGTCGCGCCGTCATCCACCGCAACGGCGTGGCGATCGAGGCGATCTGGGCCCGGCGTACGGCACAGGACCCGTTCACGTTCGCCGACGAGGCCACCGGCGAGTGGATCCCGCTCGACGTCGGCACCACCTTCGTCGAACTCGTCCGCGACCGCTGA
- a CDS encoding choice-of-anchor Q domain-containing protein: MKDTSGQIDSSATTRQKLGALGAVTVVGGTLLVNGSPAGAVSSEVTNTDASGPGSLAQAVLDANSDGALDTITFADGLSGTISLTSQLTIKYDVAIVGPGDGSITLTNPTGQVLYTYHDASLTVSGLTIESSGGFDTIGASSFDQISLTDLELDGGTVSLYNGDEVALTSVEVASDVNDFYVELYNVFEVTLSQVSVALSDSDLDIDVYRSEYLTVSNVTATANNISIDVGDTYGVVLTGLDLEASRDVDVYVEEIYTVAMTDISLTAGDDARLRADDVYTTVDVSGVQLNAYDGARIDVESDGETTVTDVVLDGLSDSEGALYARVQVEGQMSTLSGATIDTTYGSVYARGGTVEMSDVDLTAELSARGGARSYDGSADVSDVVLSAADNDGRASMWVSGPSADVSGIVLDAANTSLGLEGDSRRVIFLRPDAVDEPAEEPEVWNVSDVSLGDENSNSHVFVRGIGDFQVFPDEPGDELDGDLVDPPLALSDMQWHGGLTVYESNVELSNVTIAAPAEGFDRFVGLYSMGRPLLDEVDFTPSGPTDDIPVSVAYSVVSFDQVTVAGFDSEHIVSTAYADVSIAHSTIGDNTVSGAPIQAAGGWLALDHTIIADTGVAGTLAEHGIDDFRLRLLQPDAATPGEEVPELTVEAEYSLLPTGVVADLGLADSNVETDDPRLGSLGDNGGTLDTVLPLPGSPAIDAGDAAIADAPALDQRGQERIVDTIDIGSVESTTLLESIAPARFVDTRDGQETIDGEFEGGGKRTSGSVYEVQIAGRDEVPAGATAVVMNITAIAPDGPGYVTAYDCDAARPDASSLNFAPGSNVGNEIVTGLSADGKVCLFTQGTTHLTVDVVAYATELSAVRPLVPARALETRTGKDTADGRFEGVGRMVAGSTQTVGMAGRNGVPDDAAAVIVNVTAIKPETNGYLTLHACLPETPLASSLNFAAGAVRGNEVVVQLDEFGDMCVFASTATDVTIDVVGYLPAGAIESITPARLLETRDGQVTADGESQGGGPVTPGSTTTLPIAGRAGIPADVKAVVANVTAINPSSRGYVTVSPCVLPTPTASSLNYEAGVSGGNEIIAEVNDDGEICLFSSSATHLAVDVVAFIR; encoded by the coding sequence ATGAAAGACACCAGCGGCCAGATCGATTCGTCGGCGACCACCCGTCAGAAGTTGGGGGCGCTCGGAGCCGTCACCGTCGTCGGCGGAACGCTCCTCGTCAACGGAAGCCCAGCGGGTGCCGTGTCGTCGGAGGTCACCAACACCGACGCGTCCGGACCGGGAAGCCTCGCACAGGCGGTGCTCGACGCGAACAGCGACGGAGCGCTCGACACGATCACGTTCGCCGACGGGCTGTCCGGCACGATCAGCCTCACGTCACAACTCACCATCAAGTACGACGTCGCGATCGTCGGCCCGGGCGACGGCAGCATCACGCTGACCAACCCGACCGGTCAGGTGCTCTACACGTACCACGACGCCTCGCTCACCGTGAGCGGTCTGACGATCGAGAGCTCTGGAGGGTTCGACACGATCGGCGCCTCCAGTTTCGATCAGATCTCGCTGACCGACCTCGAACTCGACGGTGGAACGGTGTCGCTCTACAACGGCGACGAGGTCGCCCTCACGTCGGTCGAGGTCGCGTCGGATGTGAACGACTTCTATGTCGAGCTCTACAACGTCTTCGAGGTCACCCTGTCGCAGGTCAGCGTCGCGTTGTCGGACTCGGATCTCGACATCGATGTCTATCGCTCCGAGTACCTCACCGTGTCGAACGTGACCGCTACCGCCAACAACATCTCCATCGACGTCGGCGATACGTACGGCGTCGTGCTGACCGGGCTCGATCTCGAGGCGTCTCGCGACGTCGACGTCTACGTGGAAGAGATCTACACGGTCGCCATGACCGACATCTCCCTCACCGCCGGCGACGACGCTCGACTGAGGGCGGACGACGTCTACACGACCGTCGACGTCAGCGGTGTCCAACTGAACGCCTACGACGGCGCGCGAATCGACGTCGAGAGTGACGGGGAGACGACCGTGACCGACGTCGTCCTCGACGGCCTGTCGGACTCCGAGGGTGCGCTCTATGCCCGCGTTCAGGTCGAGGGCCAGATGTCGACGCTGTCGGGAGCCACGATCGACACGACGTACGGCAGCGTCTACGCACGCGGCGGGACGGTCGAGATGAGCGATGTCGACCTGACGGCGGAGCTCAGCGCCCGAGGGGGCGCCCGTTCCTACGACGGGTCCGCCGATGTGAGCGATGTCGTCCTGTCGGCCGCAGACAACGACGGCCGAGCATCCATGTGGGTCTCGGGTCCGTCGGCCGACGTGTCGGGCATCGTGCTCGATGCAGCGAACACGAGCCTCGGCCTGGAGGGGGACTCGCGACGCGTGATCTTCCTGCGGCCCGACGCGGTCGACGAACCGGCCGAGGAGCCGGAGGTGTGGAACGTCTCGGACGTCTCACTCGGTGACGAGAACTCGAACAGCCACGTGTTCGTCCGAGGAATCGGCGACTTCCAGGTCTTCCCCGACGAACCGGGCGACGAACTCGACGGCGATCTCGTCGATCCACCGCTGGCGCTGAGCGACATGCAGTGGCACGGCGGTCTGACGGTGTACGAGTCCAACGTCGAACTGAGCAACGTCACCATCGCCGCCCCGGCCGAAGGCTTCGACCGTTTCGTCGGTCTCTACAGCATGGGCCGACCGCTGCTCGACGAAGTCGACTTCACACCGTCGGGGCCCACCGACGACATCCCGGTGTCGGTCGCGTACAGCGTGGTGAGCTTCGACCAGGTCACCGTTGCCGGTTTCGACTCCGAGCACATCGTGTCGACGGCCTACGCCGATGTCTCCATAGCGCACTCGACGATCGGCGACAACACGGTCAGTGGAGCGCCCATCCAGGCCGCTGGCGGATGGCTCGCACTCGATCACACCATCATCGCCGACACCGGCGTCGCCGGAACCCTCGCCGAGCACGGCATCGATGACTTCCGCCTGCGACTGCTGCAGCCAGACGCGGCTACCCCCGGCGAGGAGGTGCCCGAGCTCACGGTCGAGGCCGAGTACTCGCTGCTGCCGACCGGAGTGGTCGCCGATCTCGGCCTCGCCGACTCGAACGTCGAGACCGACGACCCGCGACTCGGTTCGTTGGGCGACAACGGCGGAACGCTCGACACGGTGCTTCCGCTGCCCGGCTCACCGGCGATCGACGCTGGCGACGCAGCCATCGCCGATGCCCCGGCACTCGATCAGCGGGGACAGGAGCGAATCGTCGACACGATCGACATCGGTTCCGTCGAGTCCACGACGCTGCTCGAATCGATCGCACCGGCTCGGTTCGTCGACACCCGAGACGGGCAGGAGACGATCGACGGTGAGTTCGAAGGTGGCGGCAAGCGCACGTCGGGCTCGGTCTACGAAGTGCAGATCGCCGGACGTGACGAGGTGCCGGCTGGTGCGACCGCGGTGGTGATGAACATCACGGCGATCGCTCCCGACGGACCGGGGTACGTGACCGCCTACGACTGCGATGCCGCTCGACCCGATGCGTCGAGCCTCAACTTCGCTCCGGGCTCCAACGTCGGCAACGAGATCGTCACCGGTCTCAGCGCCGACGGCAAGGTGTGCTTGTTCACGCAGGGCACGACGCACCTCACGGTCGACGTCGTGGCCTACGCCACCGAGTTGTCGGCGGTTCGTCCGCTCGTGCCGGCACGTGCCCTCGAGACCCGCACCGGCAAAGACACCGCCGACGGACGCTTCGAAGGCGTCGGCCGGATGGTTGCGGGGTCGACGCAGACCGTCGGTATGGCCGGTCGCAACGGCGTGCCCGACGACGCTGCTGCGGTGATCGTCAACGTCACCGCGATCAAGCCCGAGACCAACGGGTACCTGACGTTGCACGCCTGCCTGCCCGAGACGCCGCTGGCCTCGAGCCTCAACTTCGCCGCCGGCGCAGTTCGTGGCAACGAGGTCGTCGTGCAGCTCGACGAGTTCGGCGACATGTGCGTGTTCGCGAGCACCGCCACCGACGTCACCATCGACGTCGTCGGCTACCTGCCGGCCGGAGCGATCGAATCGATCACACCGGCTCGTCTGCTCGAGACCCGTGACGGTCAGGTCACCGCCGATGGCGAAAGCCAGGGTGGCGGGCCGGTCACCCCGGGTTCGACCACGACGCTGCCGATCGCCGGCCGAGCCGGAATCCCGGCCGACGTCAAGGCGGTCGTTGCGAACGTGACGGCGATCAATCCGTCGTCGCGTGGGTATGTGACGGTGTCGCCGTGTGTGCTTCCGACGCCGACGGCGTCGTCGTTGAACTACGAGGCGGGTGTGAGCGGTGGCAACGAGATCATCGCCGAGGTGAACGACGACGGTGAGATCTGCTTGTTCTCGTCGTCGGCGACTCACCTCGCCGTCGACGTCGTCGCCTTCATCCGCTGA